From Solidesulfovibrio carbinoliphilus subsp. oakridgensis, the proteins below share one genomic window:
- a CDS encoding undecaprenyl-diphosphate phosphatase has protein sequence MTETLAATVLGLVEGVTEFLPVSSTGHLILAGHLIGFTGDKADSFEVIIQLGAILAVVVLYWKRFWWLLSPKPLHAFSGLRGIWLLFLTSLPAGLVGLVARKTIKAYLFGPITVALALAVGALMIFWVERRRMRDRYYTLDEITPALAFGIGCFQCLSLWPGFSRSAATIMGGMLLGAKRSLAAEYSFIAAVPIMFAATAYDFYKSAPLYSADDLGILAIGFVVSFLAALAAVKGFIVLVKQVSLRPFAWYRLALAAAVFFFWPK, from the coding sequence ATGACCGAAACCCTAGCCGCCACCGTGCTCGGCCTTGTCGAAGGCGTCACCGAATTCCTGCCCGTCTCTTCCACCGGCCATCTTATCTTGGCCGGTCACCTCATCGGGTTCACCGGGGACAAGGCGGACAGCTTCGAGGTGATTATCCAGCTCGGGGCCATCCTGGCCGTGGTGGTCCTCTATTGGAAACGGTTCTGGTGGCTCCTCTCGCCAAAGCCCTTGCACGCTTTTTCCGGGCTTCGCGGCATCTGGCTTTTGTTTCTGACCTCGCTTCCCGCCGGGCTGGTCGGGCTGGTGGCCAGGAAAACCATCAAGGCCTACCTGTTCGGCCCGATCACCGTGGCCCTGGCCCTGGCCGTCGGCGCGCTCATGATCTTCTGGGTCGAGCGCCGGCGCATGCGCGACCGCTACTATACCCTGGACGAAATCACGCCGGCCCTGGCCTTCGGCATCGGCTGCTTCCAGTGCCTGTCTCTGTGGCCCGGTTTCTCGCGGTCCGCGGCCACCATCATGGGCGGCATGCTCCTTGGGGCCAAGCGGAGCCTGGCGGCGGAATATTCCTTCATCGCCGCCGTGCCGATCATGTTCGCGGCCACGGCTTACGATTTCTACAAGAGCGCGCCCCTGTATTCTGCCGACGACCTCGGCATTCTGGCCATCGGCTTCGTGGTGTCGTTTCTTGCGGCCCTGGCCGCGGTCAAAGGTTTCATCGTCCTGGTCAAGCAGGTGTCCCTGCGCCCCTTTGCCTGGTACCGGCTGGCCTTGGCCGCGGCGGTCTTTTTTTTCTGGCCAAAATGA
- a CDS encoding type II 3-dehydroquinate dehydratase, protein MRKVRLLVLNGPNLGFIGLRQPEIYGHRTIADLPALVAEMLGESSERLELQFHQANSEGHCIDRLEQAWKDGLDGIVLNAGAYTHTSLALADCLAWIGIPCVEVHISNIFARTDEPLRQKSMIGKNCIGCIAGFGLTGYALAVMALWRHITENPNFL, encoded by the coding sequence ATGCGCAAGGTGAGGTTACTGGTCCTAAACGGCCCCAACCTGGGGTTTATTGGGCTGCGGCAGCCAGAGATCTACGGCCACCGCACCATCGCGGACCTGCCGGCCCTGGTGGCCGAAATGCTCGGCGAATCCTCCGAGCGGTTGGAACTGCAATTTCACCAGGCCAACAGCGAAGGCCACTGCATCGACCGGCTGGAGCAGGCCTGGAAGGACGGGCTCGACGGCATTGTGCTCAACGCCGGGGCCTATACCCACACCAGCCTGGCCCTGGCCGACTGCCTGGCCTGGATCGGCATCCCCTGCGTCGAGGTCCATATTTCCAACATCTTCGCCCGCACCGACGAACCGTTGCGCCAGAAGAGCATGATCGGCAAGAACTGCATCGGCTGCATCGCCGGCTTTGGCCTCACCGGCTACGCCCTGGCCGTCATGGCCCTGTGGCGGCACATCACCGAGAATCCCAACTTCCTGTAA
- a CDS encoding DUF3309 family protein, with product MSLGTILLILLILMLLGAIPSWPYSRGWGYGPSGIIGVILVILLILILLGRI from the coding sequence ATGTCACTCGGAACCATTCTGCTCATCCTGCTGATATTGATGTTGCTTGGCGCCATCCCCAGTTGGCCGTACAGCCGTGGCTGGGGATATGGGCCTTCCGGTATCATCGGCGTGATCCTGGTCATCCTGCTGATCCTCATTCTGCTCGGCAGGATCTAG
- a CDS encoding CsbD family protein, giving the protein MDWNRIEGNWKQLKGKVREKWGKLTDDNIDIVAGKREQLAGKIQEAYGIAKDDAERQIDEFSASLKDDLDKDMERRP; this is encoded by the coding sequence ATGGACTGGAACAGGATTGAAGGAAACTGGAAGCAGCTGAAGGGGAAGGTCCGGGAGAAGTGGGGAAAGCTCACAGACGACAATATCGATATCGTCGCCGGCAAGCGGGAGCAGCTTGCTGGCAAGATCCAAGAGGCCTACGGCATCGCCAAGGATGACGCCGAGCGTCAAATCGACGAATTCTCCGCTTCCCTGAAGGACGATTTGGATAAGGACATGGAAAGAAGGCCGTAA
- the yihA gene encoding ribosome biogenesis GTP-binding protein YihA/YsxC, whose translation MDAIAQTRTELDLDLVVTAYLSDQIPVVAEPQIALAGRSNVGKSTLVNCLAGRKGLAKISATPGKTRSLNFYQARATGYCLVDLPGYGYARCSMAERDKWAKLIEAYLSKTDQLRAVVALVDCRLPPQRLDIELVDWLRARRIPMIMVLTKADKCKQRDREARKKEWRELAQPAFPPILFSGKTGLGREALCRVLAEAAVNPEASPPAP comes from the coding sequence ATGGACGCCATAGCACAAACTCGAACGGAACTCGACCTGGACCTTGTGGTCACCGCCTACCTGTCCGACCAGATCCCGGTCGTGGCCGAACCGCAAATCGCCCTGGCCGGTCGCTCCAACGTGGGCAAATCCACGCTCGTCAACTGTCTGGCCGGCCGCAAGGGCCTGGCCAAGATCAGCGCCACGCCGGGCAAGACCCGAAGCCTCAACTTCTATCAGGCCCGGGCCACCGGCTATTGCCTGGTCGATCTGCCGGGCTACGGCTACGCCCGTTGCTCCATGGCCGAACGGGACAAATGGGCCAAGCTGATCGAGGCCTATCTCAGCAAAACCGACCAGCTTCGGGCCGTCGTCGCCCTGGTCGACTGCCGTCTGCCGCCCCAGCGCCTGGACATCGAACTGGTGGACTGGCTGCGGGCCCGGCGCATCCCCATGATCATGGTGCTGACCAAGGCGGACAAATGCAAGCAGCGGGACCGCGAGGCCCGGAAAAAAGAGTGGCGGGAGCTCGCGCAACCCGCCTTCCCGCCGATTCTTTTTTCCGGCAAGACCGGGCTTGGCCGGGAGGCGCTTTGCCGGGTCCTGGCCGAGGCCGCCGTCAATCCCGAGGCGTCTCCTCCCGCTCCTTGA
- a CDS encoding pseudouridine synthase, protein MDDKALLRLNKALADAGVCSRRQADALITAGRVTVDGAVVTELGNKIDPARNRLAVDGRPVRLSGAADAPLTLLLNKRPGCVTTANDPEGRPTVFDELPAAYRARRLFPVGRLDYFSEGLLLLTTDGELANRLAHPRWHVDKRYLVTVRGTVNGQTLDTMAKGMTLAEGEQLAPVRARITARLAADRFVLEMELSQGVNRQIRRMCRDLDLTVLKLCRIAQGPVSLGGLPAGKCRELAASELAALRRSVGLPSSAAPAKPSVKAPGKAPRKASESPSGKAPGRRR, encoded by the coding sequence ATGGATGACAAGGCCCTTCTTCGTTTAAACAAGGCCCTGGCCGACGCCGGAGTCTGCTCCCGCCGTCAGGCCGACGCCCTGATCACCGCCGGCCGCGTGACCGTGGACGGGGCGGTGGTCACCGAACTCGGCAACAAGATCGATCCGGCCAGAAACCGCTTGGCCGTCGACGGCCGCCCGGTGCGTCTGTCCGGGGCGGCCGACGCACCGCTCACCCTGCTCCTCAACAAACGTCCTGGGTGCGTCACCACCGCAAACGACCCGGAGGGTCGGCCCACGGTCTTCGACGAACTCCCGGCCGCCTACCGGGCAAGACGGCTTTTCCCCGTGGGCCGGCTGGACTACTTTTCCGAGGGCCTCCTGCTCCTGACCACGGACGGGGAACTGGCCAACCGGCTGGCCCATCCCCGCTGGCACGTGGACAAACGCTATCTGGTCACGGTGCGCGGCACGGTGAACGGACAAACCCTGGACACCATGGCCAAGGGCATGACCCTGGCCGAGGGCGAACAGCTGGCCCCGGTCCGGGCCCGCATCACGGCCCGGCTGGCGGCCGACCGATTCGTCCTGGAAATGGAGCTGTCCCAGGGGGTCAACCGGCAGATCCGCCGGATGTGCCGCGATCTTGACCTCACGGTCTTAAAACTTTGCCGCATCGCCCAGGGGCCGGTATCCCTGGGCGGCCTGCCGGCCGGCAAATGCCGCGAACTGGCGGCCAGCGAACTGGCCGCCCTTCGCCGCAGCGTGGGCTTGCCATCGTCTGCCGCGCCGGCCAAGCCTTCCGTCAAGGCACCCGGCAAGGCTCCCCGCAAGGCCTCTGAATCCCCTTCCGGCAAGGCGCCCGGCCGTCGGCGTTGA
- a CDS encoding LolA family protein yields the protein MKTFATLVVLGLILSVAAPARAVEPAELAGRIQKKYATLNSFSAEFSQSIRNAASGDTERRSGSFLFKKPVLVRWETVKPEKELLVVGKDAVWDWFEEDREAYRYSVAEVISSKTMLRFLTGKANLTEDFLVAPGKPEEAGPGQAVLQLAPREPEPGLVMAKVWVDLATDMIARIYIQDFYANTNDLALTGVVANPKLADTLFAFTPPKDAKVHDNAPAKERDLK from the coding sequence ATGAAAACATTTGCCACCCTTGTCGTCCTCGGCCTGATCCTGTCCGTTGCCGCGCCGGCCCGGGCCGTGGAGCCGGCGGAGCTGGCCGGCCGCATCCAGAAGAAGTACGCCACCCTGAACTCCTTTTCTGCCGAGTTCTCCCAGTCCATCCGCAACGCGGCCAGCGGCGACACCGAGCGCCGTTCCGGGTCGTTTCTCTTCAAAAAGCCGGTCCTGGTCCGGTGGGAGACGGTCAAGCCGGAAAAGGAACTGCTCGTGGTCGGCAAGGACGCGGTCTGGGACTGGTTCGAGGAGGATCGTGAGGCCTACCGCTATTCCGTGGCCGAGGTCATAAGTTCCAAGACCATGCTGCGGTTTCTGACGGGCAAGGCCAACCTGACCGAGGACTTCCTGGTTGCGCCGGGCAAGCCCGAAGAGGCCGGCCCCGGACAGGCCGTGCTCCAGCTGGCGCCCCGGGAGCCCGAGCCGGGCCTGGTCATGGCCAAGGTCTGGGTGGATCTGGCCACGGACATGATCGCCCGCATCTACATCCAGGACTTTTACGCCAATACCAACGACTTGGCGCTTACCGGCGTGGTCGCCAATCCCAAGTTGGCGGACACGCTGTTCGCCTTCACCCCGCCCAAGGACGCCAAGGTCCACGACAACGCCCCGGCCAAGGAGCGCGACCTGAAATAG
- the efp gene encoding elongation factor P produces the protein MLSTTDFRRGLKIEMDGVPYEIVDFLHVKPGKGGAFIRTKLKNMINGRVVENTFRSGEKMVKPDLESKEMQYLYRESDEFVFMDMESYEQLHVGVEPLGEKGGYLKDGMELKMLLYKGQPLDIDLPASVVLEVTDTEPGVKGDTVSGANKPAVVESGITVNVPLFVNTGDRIKVDTRTGAYIGRE, from the coding sequence ATGCTTTCCACCACAGACTTCCGTCGGGGACTGAAAATCGAAATGGACGGCGTGCCCTACGAGATCGTGGATTTCCTCCACGTGAAGCCCGGCAAGGGCGGGGCGTTTATCCGCACCAAGCTCAAGAACATGATCAACGGCCGGGTGGTCGAGAACACCTTCCGGTCCGGCGAAAAGATGGTCAAGCCCGACCTCGAAAGCAAAGAGATGCAGTATCTCTACCGGGAAAGCGACGAGTTCGTTTTCATGGATATGGAGAGCTACGAGCAGCTGCACGTGGGCGTGGAACCGTTGGGGGAAAAAGGCGGCTACCTGAAGGATGGCATGGAACTCAAGATGCTCCTCTACAAGGGCCAGCCCCTGGACATCGACCTGCCGGCCTCGGTGGTCCTCGAAGTGACCGACACCGAGCCCGGGGTCAAGGGCGACACGGTCAGCGGCGCCAACAAGCCGGCCGTGGTCGAATCCGGCATCACGGTCAACGTGCCGCTGTTCGTGAATACCGGCGACAGGATCAAGGTGGATACCCGCACGGGCGCGTACATTGGCCGGGAATAG
- a CDS encoding DNA translocase FtsK — MAGNSKEAVKEKSGFRLTRELVGLAALFLAVFTCVALYTYSAGDPGFNQSVSARQGVANKAGLVGAYWGGLLAEAFGVWAYLIPCWILWRAARFLAPGLGLPFWRGLGGWFLAGVVLVFLGSPWGVFGLTVGNVQGGGGIGRSLFGFLNHYLSPFGAYFLLAFALVAAIQLAFGLTWDNFWRPAMAVANDQCWRAFDAWQAWRARRAEARAEEEERQPSRPAEKGPPREKRPPREKRAPAEERPVLVPVADAPPSEAVDRFLDALVAEAGIEKPMKPAAQEKAVAAAVPEPALAPTLRPALPKPVRPMPKAAPLSRSEAPLPPLDLLSVPPPSEAMPVEPEVCRRQAESLITCLNDFGIQGEVMRVVPGPVVTMFEVKPAPGVKISRIVGLSVDLALAMKALAVRIDPIPGKDTVGVEIPNAKRQTVYFRDILDTEAFRASSSKITLAVGKDIQGRPQVADLARMPHLLVAGATGSGKSVCINGILLSILYKATPDEVKLLLVDPKRIELSVYNDLPHLVHPVVTETAMAKSALDWAVAEMDRRYEAMALLGVRNIAGYNEKLEKLGDARTEELAALEKLPYLVIVIDELADLMMTAAKEVEVSIVRLAQLARAAGIHLILATQRPSVDVVTGLIKANFPTRIAFQVTSKHDSRTILDAVGAEYLLGRGDMLFKPSGGKTTRMHGAFVSDEEAAAVIEFWKSKSPPSYSLDFNEWQKGGENGPGESGGDGGDDTAADPVYPQAVDFVLEQGKASISLIQRRFRIGFNRAARFIEQMERDGLLGPQEGSKPRSVIRGEK, encoded by the coding sequence TTGGCCGGGAATAGCAAAGAGGCCGTCAAAGAAAAAAGCGGCTTTCGCCTCACCCGCGAGTTGGTGGGGCTGGCCGCCCTTTTCCTGGCCGTCTTCACCTGTGTCGCCCTGTACACGTACAGTGCGGGCGACCCGGGATTCAACCAGTCCGTCTCCGCGCGCCAGGGCGTGGCCAACAAGGCCGGGCTCGTGGGGGCGTACTGGGGAGGGCTGCTCGCCGAGGCGTTCGGGGTGTGGGCCTACCTCATCCCGTGTTGGATTCTCTGGCGCGCGGCCCGGTTCCTGGCGCCGGGCCTGGGCCTGCCCTTCTGGCGGGGCCTTGGCGGCTGGTTTCTGGCCGGCGTGGTCCTGGTCTTTCTCGGCTCCCCCTGGGGCGTCTTTGGCCTTACCGTCGGCAATGTCCAGGGCGGCGGGGGCATCGGGCGTTCGCTGTTTGGATTTCTAAACCATTACTTGAGCCCTTTCGGGGCCTATTTTCTTTTGGCCTTTGCCCTGGTGGCGGCCATCCAGCTGGCCTTTGGCCTGACCTGGGACAATTTCTGGCGGCCGGCCATGGCGGTGGCCAACGACCAGTGCTGGCGGGCCTTCGATGCCTGGCAGGCCTGGCGTGCGCGTCGGGCCGAGGCCCGGGCGGAGGAAGAGGAACGGCAGCCGTCCCGGCCGGCAGAGAAGGGGCCGCCGCGTGAAAAGCGTCCGCCCCGGGAAAAGCGGGCCCCGGCCGAGGAGCGCCCGGTGCTGGTGCCGGTGGCGGACGCGCCCCCGTCCGAGGCCGTGGACCGGTTCCTCGATGCTCTGGTGGCCGAGGCCGGGATCGAGAAGCCCATGAAGCCTGCGGCGCAGGAAAAAGCGGTGGCGGCCGCCGTCCCGGAACCGGCCTTGGCCCCCACGCTCCGGCCGGCACTCCCCAAGCCCGTCAGGCCCATGCCCAAAGCCGCCCCCCTGTCCCGAAGCGAGGCGCCGTTGCCGCCGCTCGACCTCCTGTCCGTGCCGCCGCCCTCGGAAGCCATGCCCGTGGAACCGGAAGTCTGCCGGCGGCAGGCCGAAAGCCTCATCACGTGCCTGAACGACTTCGGCATCCAGGGCGAGGTCATGCGCGTGGTGCCGGGCCCGGTGGTCACCATGTTCGAGGTCAAGCCGGCCCCGGGCGTGAAAATCAGCCGCATCGTCGGCCTGTCCGTGGATCTGGCCCTGGCCATGAAGGCGCTGGCCGTGCGCATTGACCCCATTCCGGGCAAGGACACGGTGGGGGTCGAGATCCCCAACGCCAAGCGCCAGACCGTCTATTTCCGCGACATCCTCGACACCGAGGCCTTCCGGGCCTCGAGCTCGAAGATCACCCTGGCCGTGGGCAAGGACATCCAGGGCCGGCCCCAGGTGGCCGACCTGGCCCGCATGCCCCACCTGCTCGTGGCCGGGGCCACGGGATCGGGCAAGAGCGTGTGCATCAACGGCATCCTGCTTTCGATCCTCTATAAGGCCACGCCCGACGAGGTGAAGCTGCTCCTGGTCGATCCCAAGCGCATCGAGCTTTCGGTGTACAACGACCTGCCCCATCTGGTGCACCCGGTGGTGACCGAGACCGCCATGGCCAAGTCGGCCCTGGACTGGGCCGTGGCCGAGATGGACCGGCGTTACGAGGCCATGGCCCTGCTTGGCGTCCGCAACATCGCCGGCTACAACGAGAAGCTCGAGAAGCTCGGCGACGCCCGCACCGAGGAGCTGGCCGCCCTGGAGAAACTTCCCTATCTCGTCATCGTCATCGACGAGCTGGCCGACCTCATGATGACCGCGGCCAAGGAAGTGGAGGTGAGCATCGTCCGTCTGGCCCAGCTGGCCCGGGCCGCCGGCATCCATCTCATCCTGGCCACCCAGCGGCCGAGCGTCGATGTGGTCACGGGTCTCATCAAGGCCAACTTCCCGACCCGCATCGCCTTTCAGGTGACGAGCAAGCACGATTCGCGAACCATCCTCGACGCGGTCGGCGCCGAGTACCTGCTCGGGCGCGGGGACATGCTTTTCAAGCCGAGCGGGGGCAAGACCACGCGCATGCACGGGGCTTTCGTCTCGGACGAGGAGGCGGCGGCCGTGATCGAGTTCTGGAAAAGCAAATCCCCGCCGAGCTACTCCCTGGATTTCAACGAGTGGCAAAAGGGCGGGGAGAACGGCCCGGGCGAGTCCGGTGGCGACGGCGGCGACGACACGGCCGCCGATCCCGTCTATCCGCAGGCCGTGGATTTCGTCCTGGAGCAGGGCAAGGCCTCGATTTCGCTGATTCAGCGGCGCTTTCGCATCGGTTTCAACCGGGCCGCCCGGTTCATCGAGCAGATGGAGCGCGACGGCCTGCTCGGCCCCCAGGAAGGCAGCAAGCCGCGCAGCGTCATCCGGGGGGAAAAGTAA